From Phalacrocorax carbo chromosome 6, bPhaCar2.1, whole genome shotgun sequence, a single genomic window includes:
- the MST1 gene encoding hepatocyte growth factor-like protein isoform X7, which yields MQPVLGVLLALAAALGSGHRSPLNDFQRLRATQLLAAPVDLPPLLPERGSAEQCAQRCAASLACRVPCQAPAVPPRAFHHDQQSQLCQLLPWTQHSPHVQLQKNIHYDLYQKKDYLRDCIVADGTSYRGTQATTEKGLRCQHWQATTPHDHRFLPSPHNGLEGNYCRNPDQDKHGPWCYTVDPNIRHQSCGIKKCEDAVCMTCNGEEYRGTVDRTESGTECQRWDLQHPHKHPYHPDKYPDKGLDDNYCRNPDSSERTWCYTTDPGREREYCRIRLCTEKRSRPLNITTSCFRGKGEGYRGRVNVTVSGIPCQRWDAQMPHRHHFMPEKYPCNPSTRDLQENYCRNPDGSEAPWCFTARPTVRVAFCFHIRRCPDELGDEECYHSHGESYHGHISKTRKGITCQPWAAQAPHVPQISPATHPEAHLEENYCRNPDNDSHGPWCYTMDPRTPFDYCAIKPCSGSMVPSILENADIVVFEQCGRRDERLQLKGRIIGGQPGNSPWTVSIRNRAGVHFCGGTLVKEQWVISTRQCFFSCDADLTGYEVQLGTLFKDPGPGDPDQQTIPIMRIICGPSESQLVMLKLARPAALNRRVALICLPPERYVVPAGTVCEIAGWGETRAASPLPTASLYPWHPLACSIL from the exons ATGCAGCCCGTGCTGGGGGTCCTGCTCGCCCTGGCTGCAGCTCTTGGCTCAG GCCACCGCTCGCCCCTCAATGACTTCCAGCGCCTGCGAGCcacccagctgctggcagcacctgTGGACCTACCACCGCTGCTGCCAGAGcggggctctgcagagcagtgtgCCCAGCGCTGTGCTGCGAGCCTGGCTTGCCG GGTGCCGTGCCAGGCTCCTGCTGTGCCTCCCAGGGCTTTCCACCATGACCAGCAGagccagctgtgccagctgctgccctggACCCAGCACTCACCCCACGTCCAGCTGCAGAAGAACATCCACTATGACCTGTACCAAAAGAAAG ACTACCTGCGGGACTGCATCGTGGCTGATGGCACCAGCTACCGTGGCACGCAGGCCACAACAGAGAAGGGTCTGCGCTGCCAGCACTGGCAAGCCACAACACCCCATGACCACAG GTTCCTGCCATCTCCCCACAACGGGCTGGAGGGGAATTACTGTCGAAACCCCGACCAGGACAAGCATGGGCCGTGGTGTTACACTGTCGACCCCAACATCCGGCACCAGAGCTGCGGCATCAAGAAGTGTGAGGATG CCGTCTGCATGACCTGCAATGGGGAAGAGTACCGTGGCACTGTGGACCGCACTGAGTCGGGGACAGAGTGCCAGCGCTGGGACCTGCAGCACCCTCACAAGCACCCCTACCACCCTGACAA GTACCCTGACAAGGGTCTGGATGACAACTACTGCCGCAACCCTGACAGCTCCGAGCGGACCTGGTGCTACACCACCGACCCTGGGCGGGAGCGTGAATACTGCCGCATCCGCCTCTGCA CAGAGAAACGCTCACGGCCCCTCAACATCACCACCAGCTGCTTCAGGGGCAAGGGTGAAGGCTACCGGGGCCGAGTGAATGTCACCGTGTCGGGGATCCCCTGCCAGCGCTGGGATGCCCAGATGCCCCACCGGCACCACTTCATGCCCGAGAAGTACCCATGCAA CCCATCCACCAGGGACCTGCAGGAGAACTACTGCCGCAACCCTGATGGCTCAGAGGCACCATGGTGCTTCACTGCCCGTCCCACTGTCCGCGTCGCGTTCTGCTTCCACATCCGCCGCTGCCCTGACGAGCTGGGTGACGAAG agTGCTACCACAGCCATGGCGAGAGCTACCACGGCCACATTAGCAAGACGCGCAAGGGCATCACCTGCCAGCCATGGGCTGCCCAGGCGCCCCATGTGCCCCA GATCTCACCTGCCACCCACCCTGAGGCACACCTGGAGGAGAACTACTGCCGCAACCCTGATAATGACAGCCATGGCCCCTGGTGCTACACCATGGACCCCCGCACCCCCTTCGACTACTGTGCCATCAAGCCCTGCT ctggcagcatGGTACCCTCCATCTTGGAGAATGCAG ACATAGTGGTGTTTGAGCAGTGTGGCCGGCGAGATGAGAGGCTGCAGCTGAAAGGGCGCATCATCGGTGGCCAGCCTGGCAACTCACCGTGGACCGTCAGCATCCGCAATCG GGCCGGTGTGCACTTCTGTGGGGGGACCCTGGTGAAGGAGCAGTGGGTGATCAGCACACGGCAGTGCTTCTTCTCCTG tgaTGCTGACCTGACGGGCTACGAGGTGCAGCTGGGGACACTCTTCAAGGACCCCGGCCCTGGTGACCCTGACCAGCAGACCATCCCTATCATGCGGATCATCTGCGGCCCCTCTGAGTCCCAGCTGGTGATGCTGAAGCTGGCAAG GCCAGCTGCTCTGAACAGGCGCGTGGCCCTGATCTGCCTGCCGCCTGAGCGCTACGTTGTGCCCGCGGGCACTGTCTGTGAGATCGCTGGCTGGGGGGAAACCAGAG CGGCATCCCCCTTGCCCACAGCGTCCCTGTATCCATGGCATCCTCTTGCCTGCAGCATCCTGTGA